A single genomic interval of Coregonus clupeaformis isolate EN_2021a chromosome 36, ASM2061545v1, whole genome shotgun sequence harbors:
- the LOC121552930 gene encoding pre-mRNA-processing factor 39-like isoform X1, which translates to MEDTDLHLSDEPMMGMLDTDSPESGESPTMEGNGEGFLPDLPVLTHAAEWTMDQDPHDNLTTVIHDSDSESDQSSPEVIEQHQDQQCDLGSVEQAVQHFQLASAELFQEERREQEDSDEQSRSPQVEQQNQMEASSDDSRDGQNNTATEPLIQSEKMSDAVEQPQEQVSVQAQPPMVAEDGSPANMELEESKETEQGEPVEEPAVPTEPLIPAEYEKLAKGCEENPEDFNGWVYLLQYVEQENHLGVVRKAFDAFLLRYPYCYGYWKKFADTEKKHGNAQVAEEVYRRGVHAIPLSVDLWLHYLSFIKDNADPEDPETPSRIRAAYEHAVLAAGTDFRSDRLWEAYINWETEQEKLANVTAIYDRILGIPTQLYSQHLQRFKEHVQNNNPKHFLSEEEFVQLRVELAKANAVTVDEEGEVATPAEPEGLPAGTEDLPDPAKRVTEIENMRHKVIESRQEVFNQNEQEVSKRWAFEEGIKRPYFHVKALEKTQLSNWKEYLDFEIENGTPERVVVLFERCLIACALYEDFWTKYAKYIESYSIEGVRHVYKKACTIHLSKKPNIHLLWAAFEEQQGNIEEARGILKSLEEAVPGLAMVRLRQVSLERRHGNLEEAEALLREAMASGKNASETSFYAVKLARQLLKVQRSLTKARKVLLDTIDKDQTSPKLYLNLLELEYSGDVQQNEAEILACFDRALNSPLPLDSRLTFSQRKVEFLEDFGSDINKLVTAYDEHQKLLKEHESTKRKAENGSQEPESKRQRTDDHPGSGHMMQGDNSAYNYNWYQQQYNNWGQHSWGQYNQYAQQYNQYYPPPPT; encoded by the exons ACCTGCACCTCTCAGACGAACCCATGATGGGGATGTTGGACACAGACAGCCCTGAGAGTGGGGAGTCCCCAACCATGGAGGGCAACGGAGAGGGCTTCCTCCCCGACCTGCCTGTCCTCACGCATGCTGCTGAATGGACCATGGATCAG GATCCCCATGACAACCTCACCACAGTTATCCACGACTCGGACTCAGAGTCAGATCAGTCGTCACCAGAGGTAATAGAGCAGCACCAGGACCAGCAGTGTGATCTAGGATCCGTTGAACAGGCGGTGCAGCACTTCCAGCTAGCGAGCGCTGAGCTCTTCCAAGAGGAGCGTCGGGAGCAGGAGGATTCAGATGAGCAGTCTCGTTCTCCACAGGTAGAACAACAGAACCAAATGGAGGCGTCGTCAGACGATAGTCGGGATGGACAGAACAACACCGCCACGGAGCCTTTGATACAGAGCGAGAAGATGTCTGACGCTGTAGAACAGCCACAAGAACAAGTTTCAGTTCAAGCCCAGCCACCAATGGTTGCAGAAGATGGTAGCCCAGCTAACATGGAACTGGAAGAATCCAAAGAGACAGAGCAGGGGGAACCTGTTGAGGAACCAGCTGTTCCTACAGAGCCTCTCATCCCTGCTGAGTACGAGAAGCTGGCTAAAGGGTGTGAGGAGAACCCTGAAGACTTCAATGGTTGGGTCTACTTGCTGCAGTATGTGGAGCAAGAG AATCATCTTGGTGTGGTAAGGAAGGCGTTTGATGCGTTTTTGTTGCGCTACCCCTACTGCTACGGCTACTGGAAGAAGTTTGCTGACACTGAGAAGAAACATGGCAACGCACAGGTGGCAGAGGAG GTGTACCGGCGGGGTGTGCACGCCATCCCCCTCAGTGTGGACTTGTGGCTCCACTACCTGTCCTTCATCAAGGACAACGCTGACCCTGAAGACCCAGAGACACCGTCACGCATTAGAGC TGCGTATGAGCATGCTGTGTTGGCAGCAGGGACAGACTTCCGCTCTGACCGTCTGTGGGAGGCCTACATCAACTGGGAGACGGAGCAGGAGAAACTGGCCAACGTCACGGCCATCTACGACCGCATCCTGGGCATCCCCACCCAGCTCTACTCACAGCACCTCCAGAG GTTCAAAGAGCACGTGCAGAACAACAACCCCAAACACTTCCTGTCAGAGGAGGAGTTTGTCCAGCTGAGGGTGGAGCTAGCCAAAGCCAATGCAGTCACAGTcgatgaggagggagaggtagcaaCACCTGCTGAGCCAGAGGGGCTCCCAGCCGGCACCGAGGACCTCCCAGATCCTGCTAAG AGGGTGACGGAGATCGAGAACATGCGCCACAAGGTGATCGAGTCACGCCAGGAGGTGTTCAACCAAAACGAGCAGGAGGTCAGCAAACGCTGGGCCTTCGAGGAAGGG ATAAAACGCCCCTACTTCCACGTTAAAGCCCTGGAGAAGACCCAGCTCAGCAACTGGAAGGAGTATCTGGACTTTGAGATCGAGAATGGCACTCCTGAACGCGTGGTCGTTTTGTTCGAACGCTGCCTCATCGCCTGTGCTCTCTACGAGGACTTCTGGACGAAG TATGCAAAATATATAGAGAGCTACAGCATTGAGGGAGTGAGACATGTGTACAAGAAGGCGTGTACCATCCACCTGTCCAAGAAGCCCAACATTCACCTGCTGTGGGCTGCGTTCGAGGAGCAGCAGG GGAACATAGAGGAGGCGCGCGGCATCCTGAAGTCTCTGGAAGAGGCGGTACCGGGCCTGGCCATGGTGCGTCTGCGGCAGGTCAGCCTGGAACGTCGCCACGGCAACCTGGAGGAGGCGGAGGCCCTGCTGAGGGAGGCGATGGCATCGGGGAAGAACGCCAGCGAGACGTCGTTCTACGCCGTGAAGTTGGCCCGGCAGCTGCTGAAGGTGCAGAGGAGCCTCACCAAGGCCCGCAAGGTGTTGCTGGACACCATAGACAAGGACCAG acgAGTCCTAAGCTGTACCTGAACCTGCTGGAGCTGGAGTACAGTGGGGATGTGCAGCAGAACGAGGCGGAAATCTTGGCCTGCTTCGACCGCGCCCTGAACAGCCCGCTGCCCCTCGACTCCCGCCTCACCTTCTCTCAGCGCAAGGTCGAGTTCCTCGAGGACTTTGGCAGCGACATCAATAA GTTAGTGACTGCGTACGATGAACACCAGAAGCTTCTGAAAGAACATGAGTCGACAAAGAGGAAAGCAGAGAATGG CTCCCAGGAGCCCGAGTCGAAGAGACAGCGTACAGACGACCACCCAGGCTCAGGGCACATGATGCAGGGAGACAACTCTGCCTACAACTACAACTGGTACCAA CAACAGTACAACAACTGGGGACAGCATTCCTGGGGACAGTACAACCAGTATGCCCAGCAGTATAACCAGTACTACCCCCCTCCACCCACATGA
- the LOC121552930 gene encoding pre-mRNA-processing factor 39-like isoform X2: MMGMLDTDSPESGESPTMEGNGEGFLPDLPVLTHAAEWTMDQDPHDNLTTVIHDSDSESDQSSPEVIEQHQDQQCDLGSVEQAVQHFQLASAELFQEERREQEDSDEQSRSPQVEQQNQMEASSDDSRDGQNNTATEPLIQSEKMSDAVEQPQEQVSVQAQPPMVAEDGSPANMELEESKETEQGEPVEEPAVPTEPLIPAEYEKLAKGCEENPEDFNGWVYLLQYVEQENHLGVVRKAFDAFLLRYPYCYGYWKKFADTEKKHGNAQVAEEVYRRGVHAIPLSVDLWLHYLSFIKDNADPEDPETPSRIRAAYEHAVLAAGTDFRSDRLWEAYINWETEQEKLANVTAIYDRILGIPTQLYSQHLQRFKEHVQNNNPKHFLSEEEFVQLRVELAKANAVTVDEEGEVATPAEPEGLPAGTEDLPDPAKRVTEIENMRHKVIESRQEVFNQNEQEVSKRWAFEEGIKRPYFHVKALEKTQLSNWKEYLDFEIENGTPERVVVLFERCLIACALYEDFWTKYAKYIESYSIEGVRHVYKKACTIHLSKKPNIHLLWAAFEEQQGNIEEARGILKSLEEAVPGLAMVRLRQVSLERRHGNLEEAEALLREAMASGKNASETSFYAVKLARQLLKVQRSLTKARKVLLDTIDKDQTSPKLYLNLLELEYSGDVQQNEAEILACFDRALNSPLPLDSRLTFSQRKVEFLEDFGSDINKLVTAYDEHQKLLKEHESTKRKAENGSQEPESKRQRTDDHPGSGHMMQGDNSAYNYNWYQQQYNNWGQHSWGQYNQYAQQYNQYYPPPPT; the protein is encoded by the exons ATGATGGGGATGTTGGACACAGACAGCCCTGAGAGTGGGGAGTCCCCAACCATGGAGGGCAACGGAGAGGGCTTCCTCCCCGACCTGCCTGTCCTCACGCATGCTGCTGAATGGACCATGGATCAG GATCCCCATGACAACCTCACCACAGTTATCCACGACTCGGACTCAGAGTCAGATCAGTCGTCACCAGAGGTAATAGAGCAGCACCAGGACCAGCAGTGTGATCTAGGATCCGTTGAACAGGCGGTGCAGCACTTCCAGCTAGCGAGCGCTGAGCTCTTCCAAGAGGAGCGTCGGGAGCAGGAGGATTCAGATGAGCAGTCTCGTTCTCCACAGGTAGAACAACAGAACCAAATGGAGGCGTCGTCAGACGATAGTCGGGATGGACAGAACAACACCGCCACGGAGCCTTTGATACAGAGCGAGAAGATGTCTGACGCTGTAGAACAGCCACAAGAACAAGTTTCAGTTCAAGCCCAGCCACCAATGGTTGCAGAAGATGGTAGCCCAGCTAACATGGAACTGGAAGAATCCAAAGAGACAGAGCAGGGGGAACCTGTTGAGGAACCAGCTGTTCCTACAGAGCCTCTCATCCCTGCTGAGTACGAGAAGCTGGCTAAAGGGTGTGAGGAGAACCCTGAAGACTTCAATGGTTGGGTCTACTTGCTGCAGTATGTGGAGCAAGAG AATCATCTTGGTGTGGTAAGGAAGGCGTTTGATGCGTTTTTGTTGCGCTACCCCTACTGCTACGGCTACTGGAAGAAGTTTGCTGACACTGAGAAGAAACATGGCAACGCACAGGTGGCAGAGGAG GTGTACCGGCGGGGTGTGCACGCCATCCCCCTCAGTGTGGACTTGTGGCTCCACTACCTGTCCTTCATCAAGGACAACGCTGACCCTGAAGACCCAGAGACACCGTCACGCATTAGAGC TGCGTATGAGCATGCTGTGTTGGCAGCAGGGACAGACTTCCGCTCTGACCGTCTGTGGGAGGCCTACATCAACTGGGAGACGGAGCAGGAGAAACTGGCCAACGTCACGGCCATCTACGACCGCATCCTGGGCATCCCCACCCAGCTCTACTCACAGCACCTCCAGAG GTTCAAAGAGCACGTGCAGAACAACAACCCCAAACACTTCCTGTCAGAGGAGGAGTTTGTCCAGCTGAGGGTGGAGCTAGCCAAAGCCAATGCAGTCACAGTcgatgaggagggagaggtagcaaCACCTGCTGAGCCAGAGGGGCTCCCAGCCGGCACCGAGGACCTCCCAGATCCTGCTAAG AGGGTGACGGAGATCGAGAACATGCGCCACAAGGTGATCGAGTCACGCCAGGAGGTGTTCAACCAAAACGAGCAGGAGGTCAGCAAACGCTGGGCCTTCGAGGAAGGG ATAAAACGCCCCTACTTCCACGTTAAAGCCCTGGAGAAGACCCAGCTCAGCAACTGGAAGGAGTATCTGGACTTTGAGATCGAGAATGGCACTCCTGAACGCGTGGTCGTTTTGTTCGAACGCTGCCTCATCGCCTGTGCTCTCTACGAGGACTTCTGGACGAAG TATGCAAAATATATAGAGAGCTACAGCATTGAGGGAGTGAGACATGTGTACAAGAAGGCGTGTACCATCCACCTGTCCAAGAAGCCCAACATTCACCTGCTGTGGGCTGCGTTCGAGGAGCAGCAGG GGAACATAGAGGAGGCGCGCGGCATCCTGAAGTCTCTGGAAGAGGCGGTACCGGGCCTGGCCATGGTGCGTCTGCGGCAGGTCAGCCTGGAACGTCGCCACGGCAACCTGGAGGAGGCGGAGGCCCTGCTGAGGGAGGCGATGGCATCGGGGAAGAACGCCAGCGAGACGTCGTTCTACGCCGTGAAGTTGGCCCGGCAGCTGCTGAAGGTGCAGAGGAGCCTCACCAAGGCCCGCAAGGTGTTGCTGGACACCATAGACAAGGACCAG acgAGTCCTAAGCTGTACCTGAACCTGCTGGAGCTGGAGTACAGTGGGGATGTGCAGCAGAACGAGGCGGAAATCTTGGCCTGCTTCGACCGCGCCCTGAACAGCCCGCTGCCCCTCGACTCCCGCCTCACCTTCTCTCAGCGCAAGGTCGAGTTCCTCGAGGACTTTGGCAGCGACATCAATAA GTTAGTGACTGCGTACGATGAACACCAGAAGCTTCTGAAAGAACATGAGTCGACAAAGAGGAAAGCAGAGAATGG CTCCCAGGAGCCCGAGTCGAAGAGACAGCGTACAGACGACCACCCAGGCTCAGGGCACATGATGCAGGGAGACAACTCTGCCTACAACTACAACTGGTACCAA CAACAGTACAACAACTGGGGACAGCATTCCTGGGGACAGTACAACCAGTATGCCCAGCAGTATAACCAGTACTACCCCCCTCCACCCACATGA